The Salvelinus namaycush isolate Seneca chromosome 8, SaNama_1.0, whole genome shotgun sequence genome has a segment encoding these proteins:
- the shisal1a gene encoding protein shisa-like-1a, protein MTVTSRQSFNVLTVIFLLLSTAALSANFRVCEPYSDHKGRYHFGFHCPRLSDNKTYMFCCHHNNTAFKYCCKETEFQTVMQVNLTTTTDGFKHNNYTALVGVWIYGFFVMVLLALDFLYYSAMNYELCRVYLEKWGLGGRWLKKARSQWHRPVPGEESETQNQAQGHPMALSHHHPRHSLRGEGQSPTLLPYHTPTV, encoded by the exons ATGACTGTCACCAGCCGGCAGTCCTTCAATGTCCTGACGGTCATCTTCCTCCTGCTGTCCACCGCAG cTCTATCAGCTAATTTCAGAGTGTGTGAACCATATTCCGACCACAAGGGGCGCTACCACTTTGGTTTCCACTGCCCTCGTCTCTCTGACAACAAGACCTACATGTTCTGCTGTCACCACAACAACACAGCCTTCAAGTACTGCTGTAAGGAGACTGAGTTCCAGACGGTCATGCAGGtcaacctcaccaccaccacagacgGCTTCAAACACAA TAACTACACAGCCCTGGTAGGAGTGTGGATCTATGGCTTCTTCGTCATGGTGCTGCTAGCCCTGGACTTCCTCTACTACTCGGCCATGAACTATGAGTTGTGTCGGGTTTACCTGGAGAAGTGGGGTCTGGGAGGGCGCTGGCTGAAGAAGGCTAGGAGCCAGTGGCACCGGCCGGTcccaggagaggagagtgagaccCAGAACCAGGCCCAGGGTCACCCCATGGCCCTTAGCCACCACCACCCCAGACACAGCCTCCGAGGCGAGGGCCAGAGCCCCACGCTCCTCCCCTACCACACACCGACCGTCTG A